A stretch of the Uranotaenia lowii strain MFRU-FL chromosome 3, ASM2978415v1, whole genome shotgun sequence genome encodes the following:
- the LOC129751963 gene encoding uncharacterized protein LOC129751963, producing MADAKPVSIPADPSVRLGKSMGPNGPEEEAEMKKVPFKEAVGCLSFTAQVTRPDISYAVNAVSQFCSNPGRQHWEAVKKIIRYLKGTTTNKLEYSKRGSSELVGFSDADWGGDPDNRRSTTGYVFTMQGGAISWNVKKQPTVALSSCEAEYMALSRTIQEAMWWTNLRSQIFEEEPVLIHCDNQGAISIAGNGAYNPRTKHVSIRYHFVHESLKEGAVKVKYIPTTDQPADGFTKPLAVQKQQQFCKLVGVTD from the coding sequence ATGGCAGATGCGAAACCGGTGTCCATTCCAGCAGATCCGAGCGTGAGGTTGGGCAAATCCATGGGTCCCAACGGTCCGGAAGAAGAAGCTGAAATGAAGAAGGTGCCATTCAAAGAAGCGGTGGGATGTCTGTCGTTCACGGCTCAAGTAACTCGCCCGGACATTTCCTATGCGGTCAATGCAGTGAGTCAATTTTGTTCGAATCCAGGACGACAGCACTGGGAAGCAGTCAAGAAAATCATCCGCTACTTGAAGGGTACTACAACGAATAAGCTGGAGTACAGCAAGCGTGGATCATCTGAGCTGGTCGGTTTTAGCGATGCCGATTGGGGAGGAGATCCGGACAACCGAAGGTCGACGACTGGCTACGTGTTCACGATGCAGGGAGGAGCCATTTCGTGGAACGTCAAGAAGCAGCCGACTGTCGCCTTGTCATCTTGTGAGGCGGAGTACATGGCTCTGTCTCGAACCATACAAGAGGCCATGTGGTGGACGAACTTGCGGTCGCAGATTTTCGAGGAGGAACCAGTGCTGATTCATTGCGACAACCAGGGAGCAATCAGCATCGCTGGAAACGGAGCATACAACCCCCGAACGAAGCACGTGAGCATTCGTTACCACTTCGTGCACGAGAGTCTGAAGGAAGGAGCGGTAAAGGTGAAATACATCCCGACGACGGATCAACCAGCTGATGGTTTTACGAAGCCTTTGGCCGtacagaagcagcagcagtttTGTAAACTCGTAGGCGTCACGGATTAG